A genomic segment from Glycine soja cultivar W05 chromosome 20, ASM419377v2, whole genome shotgun sequence encodes:
- the LOC114401498 gene encoding uncharacterized protein LOC114401498 — MDQKDKHAVSDHHGWVKSCKKEKMKQQRSLLLGSCQAELESPSAAKSPSRTVRECNICGKVFSSGKALGGHRRSHFQKHQKKVKVRFTNHSSKEAGDTSNNINRASNCDYDADDDGKRVCCICKKEFPTKNALFGHMRSHPERSWRGVSPPTHFPNKNSSSSSSLSSSFSFSSHNSDSMEKNMEEDRDDYDECVGVGAVCDGGGNRAIDLSTFTCPSWLKTDVRGRKCIGAYEAAETLAYLSVYSKYFCGESNGVSPKKDEVRPKSAPPLIKLGKRKINFSGSSSSKKHEVKKIKFYLKGELKIGKRNDADGEDDDDEDEKLNRCKGLSESEVEDEEGFDNVITEVVAPDRMQDDVDERKGKRVVDHKGKNIKKLVLKSMAKEKENEKVGGYKCGACGKIFSTFQGLGGHRSVHKGKNNNTVIIMDESNHNHSEALGDQENNSSSSSNMHKVDEAPLPTDETRVNEEIPETPPLLADEACQSSLGVKKLDFDLNELPCAMED, encoded by the coding sequence ATGGATCAAAAAGATAAGCATGCGGTTTCAGATCATCATGGGTGGGTTAAATCTTGCAAGAAAGAGAAGATGAAGCAGCAACGATCGCTTCTTCTGGGTTCTTGCCAAGCTGAGTTAGAATCACCATCTGCAGCGAAAAGCCCTTCACGAACGGTACGTGAGTGCAATATTTGCGGCAAGGTTTTCAGCAGCGGTAAGGCTTTGGGGGGTCACAGAAGATCGCACTTTCAGAAGCACCAGAAGAAGGTAAAAGTCCGTTTCACTAATCACTCATCAAAAGAAGCTGGTGATACCAGCAACAATATTAATAGGGCTAGCAATTGTGATTATGATGCTGATGATGACGGAAAACGCGTTTGTTGCATTTGCAAGAAGGAATTCCCCACAAAGAATGCTTTGTTTGGTCACATGCGATCTCACCCTGAGAGGTCATGGAGGGGTGTGTCTCCTCCCACTCATTTTCCCAATAAGAActcttcgtcttcttcttctctctcttcttctttctctttttcttcccaTAATTCTGATTCTATGGAGAAAAACATGGAAGAGGATCGTGATGattatgatgaatgtgttggtGTTGGAGCTGTTTGTGATGGTGGGGGTAATAGGGCTATTGATCTTTCAACTTTTACTTGCCCCAGTTGGCTTAAGACTGATGTGAGAGGAAGAAAGTGTATTGGGGCTTATGAGGCTGCTGAAACCCTTGCTTACTTAAGTGTTTACTCTAAGTACTTTTGTGGTGAGTCTAATGGGGTTTCTCCGAAGAAAGATGAAGTGCGGCCGAAGAGTGCTCCACCTCTAATCAAGCTTGGCAAAAGGAAGATTAATTTTAGTGGATCGTCTTCAAGTAAGAAGCATGAggtgaaaaagataaaattttatctgAAGGGTGAATTGAAAATCGGAAAGAGAAATGACGCGGAtggtgaagatgatgatgatgaggatgAGAAGTTGAATAGGTGCAAGGGTTTATCTGAATCTGAGGTGGAAGATGAGGAGGGTTTCGACAATGTGATCACTGAGGTGGTTGCTCCCGATAGGATGCAAGATGACGTTGATGAAAGGAAGGGGAAGAGGGTGGTGGATCATAAAGGGAAGAACATTAAGAAACTGGTGCTGAAATCTATggcaaaagagaaagagaatgagAAAGTTGGTGGCTACAAATGTGGTGCTTGTGGGAAGATTTTCTCAACTTTTCAAGGCTTAGGAGGACACAGATCAGTCCACAAGGGGAAGAACAACAACACTGTAATAATCATGGACGAGTCCAACCACAACCACTCCGAAGCTCTTGGTGATCAAGAAAACAACTCTTCCAGCTCTAGTAACATGCACAAGGTGGATGAAGCACCGTTGCCAACCGACGAGACAAGAGTGAATGAAGAAATACCAGAAACACCACCATTGCTGGCAGACGAGGCATGTCAATCTTCTTTAGGTGTCAAGAAATTGGACTTTGATCTGAATGAATTGCCTTGTGCTATGGAGGATTGA
- the LOC114401851 gene encoding uncharacterized protein LOC114401851 yields the protein MKQQPSLLLGSCKAELESPSAAKSPSRTVCECNICGKVFSSGKALGGHRRSHFQKHQKKIKVRFTNHSSKQAGDTSNNIKRARNCDYDTVDDGKRVCCICKKEFPTKNALFGHMRSHPERSWRGVSPPTHFPNKNSSSSSSLSSSFSFSSHNSDSMEKNMEEDRDDYDECVGVGAVCDGGGNRAIDLSTFTCPSWLKTDVRGRKCIGAYEAAETLAYLSVYSKYFCGESNGVSPKKDEVRPKSAPPLIKLGKRKINFSGSSSSKKHEVKKIKFYLKGELKIGKRNDADGEDDDDEDEKLNRCKGLSESEVEDEEGFDNVITEVVAPDRMQDDVDERKGKRVVDHKGKNIKKLVLKSMAKEKENEKVGGYKCGVCGKIFSTFQGLGRHISVHKGKNNNAVIIMDESNHSHSKALGDKENNSSSSSNTHKVDEASMNEAPLPTTMNDAPLPADERKVNDETSETPPLLPLPAHEACQSSSGVKKLDFDLNELPCAMED from the coding sequence ATGAAGCAGCAGCCATCGCTTCTTCTGGGTTCTTGCAAAGCTGAGTTAGAATCACCATCTGCAGCGAAAAGCCCTTCACGAACGGTATGTGAGTGCAATATTTGCGGCAAGGTTTTCAGCAGCGGTAAGGCTTTGGGGGGTCACAGAAGATCGCACTTTCAGAAGCACCAGAAGAAGATAAAAGTCCGTTTCACTAATCACTCATCAAAACAAGCTGGTGATACCAGCAACAATATTAAGAGGGCTAGGAATTGTGATTATGATACTGTTGATGATGGAAAACGCGTTTGTTGCATTTGCAAGAAGGAATTCCCCACAAAGAATGCTTTGTTTGGTCACATGCGATCTCACCCTGAGAGGTCATGGAGGGGTGTGTCTCCTCCCACTCATTTTCCCAATAAGAActcttcgtcttcttcttctctctcttcttctttctctttttcttcccaTAATTCTGATTCTATGGAGAAAAACATGGAAGAGGATCGTGATGattatgatgaatgtgttggtGTTGGAGCTGTTTGTGATGGTGGGGGTAATAGGGCTATTGATCTTTCAACTTTTACTTGCCCCAGTTGGCTTAAGACTGATGTGAGAGGAAGAAAGTGTATTGGGGCTTATGAGGCTGCTGAAACCCTTGCTTACTTAAGTGTTTACTCTAAGTACTTTTGTGGTGAGTCTAATGGGGTTTCTCCGAAGAAAGATGAAGTGCGGCCGAAGAGTGCTCCACCTCTAATCAAGCTTGGCAAAAGGAAGATTAATTTTAGTGGATCGTCTTCAAGTAAGAAGCATGAggtgaaaaagataaaattttatctgAAGGGTGAATTGAAAATCGGAAAGAGAAATGACGCGGAtggtgaagatgatgatgatgaggatgAGAAGTTGAATAGGTGCAAGGGTTTATCTGAATCTGAGGTGGAAGATGAGGAGGGTTTCGACAATGTGATCACTGAGGTGGTTGCTCCCGATAGGATGCAAGATGACGTTGATGAAAGGAAGGGGAAGAGGGTGGTGGATCATAAAGGGAAGAACATTAAGAAACTGGTGCTGAAATCTATggcaaaagagaaagagaatgagAAAGTTGGTGGCTACAAATGTGGTGTTTGTGGGAAGATTTTCTCAACTTTTCAAGGCTTAGGAAGACACATATCAGTCCACAAGGGGAAGAACAACAACGCTGTAATAATCATGGACGAGTCCAACCACAGCCATTCCAAAGCTCTTGGTGATAAAGAAAACAACTCTTCTAGCTCTAGTAACACGCACAAGGTAGACGAGGCTTCAATGAATGAAGCACCATTGCCTACTACAATGAATGATGCACCATTGCCAGCAGATGAGAGAAAAGTGAATGACGAAACATCCGAAACGCCACCATTACTACCATTGCCGGCACACGAGGCATGTCAATCTTCTTCAGGTGTTAAGAAATTGGACTTTGATCTGAATGAATTGCCTTGTGCTATGGAGGATTAA